One genomic segment of Luteimonas galliterrae includes these proteins:
- a CDS encoding class I SAM-dependent methyltransferase, whose amino-acid sequence MQGQDDEGIGLNDLEKYFAQNTGKLIHKWRHYFEVYDRHFSRFKGTEVNIVEFGVSHGGSLQMWKDYFGPKCRIYGVDINPHCKQLEEERVEIFIGDQENREFLRSLAARLPKIDILIDDGGHTMAQQINTFEELFHRIDERGVYLCEDMHTSYWPEFGGGYRKADTFVEYSKDFIDYINAWHSMEKDRLSVSEFTRHAHSLHYYDSILVIEKRPMAAPDHLMTGTPQVPQYHPPAPVAPKTKKSLKQRLARLFG is encoded by the coding sequence ATGCAAGGCCAAGACGACGAGGGCATCGGCTTGAACGACCTAGAGAAGTACTTCGCGCAGAACACGGGAAAACTGATCCACAAGTGGCGGCACTACTTCGAGGTCTACGACCGCCATTTCTCGCGCTTCAAGGGCACCGAGGTCAACATCGTCGAGTTCGGCGTGTCCCACGGCGGTTCGCTGCAGATGTGGAAGGACTATTTCGGGCCCAAGTGCCGGATCTACGGCGTCGACATCAACCCGCATTGCAAGCAGCTCGAGGAAGAGCGCGTCGAGATCTTCATCGGCGACCAGGAGAACCGCGAATTCCTGAGGTCGCTGGCCGCGCGGCTCCCGAAGATCGACATCCTGATCGACGACGGCGGCCATACGATGGCGCAGCAGATCAACACGTTCGAAGAACTCTTCCACCGCATCGACGAGCGCGGCGTCTATTTGTGCGAGGACATGCATACCTCGTATTGGCCGGAGTTCGGCGGCGGCTACAGGAAAGCGGATACTTTCGTCGAGTACAGCAAGGATTTCATCGACTACATCAACGCCTGGCATTCGATGGAGAAGGACCGGCTATCGGTTTCGGAATTCACCCGGCATGCGCATTCGCTGCATTACTACGACAGCATTCTGGTAATCGAGAAACGTCCGATGGCGGCCCCCGACCACTTGATGACCGGCACCCCGCAGGTGCCCCAATACCATCCGCCGGCGCCGGTCGCACCGAAAACGAAAAAGAGCCTGAAACAGCGGCTGGCGCGGCTTTTCGGCTAG
- the asd gene encoding archaetidylserine decarboxylase (Phosphatidylserine decarboxylase is synthesized as a single chain precursor. Generation of the pyruvoyl active site from a Ser is coupled to cleavage of a Gly-Ser bond between the larger (beta) and smaller (alpha chains). It is an integral membrane protein.), whose amino-acid sequence MDLITALTYVLPHRAVSSLARSLAYSKHGATSRWLIDTVTRKFGVDLSEAANSDPRSYETFNAFFTRALKSGARVPDPDPNALLMPADGRISQCGAIESGRIFQAKGQSFTAAELLGDAKAAEPFADGLFATVYLSPKDYHRVHMPWTGTLRETVHVPGRLFSVGPAAVRYVPRLFARNERLACLFDTDFGPMAVVMVGALLVSGVETVWGGVAIPRYGDRIAKKDYRGRGIVLERFAEMARFNYGSTVIVLLPPGAAVLAPGLSAESAVRLGERLASRA is encoded by the coding sequence ATGGACTTGATCACCGCCCTCACTTACGTCCTGCCGCATCGCGCAGTGTCCTCGCTGGCGCGATCGCTCGCCTATTCGAAACACGGCGCGACCAGCCGCTGGCTGATCGATACCGTCACCCGCAAGTTCGGCGTGGATTTGTCCGAGGCTGCAAACTCCGATCCGCGTTCCTACGAAACGTTCAATGCGTTCTTCACCCGCGCGCTGAAATCCGGTGCGCGCGTTCCCGATCCGGATCCGAACGCATTGCTGATGCCCGCCGACGGCCGCATCAGCCAATGCGGCGCGATCGAAAGCGGCCGCATCTTCCAGGCCAAAGGGCAATCGTTCACCGCCGCCGAACTGTTGGGCGATGCGAAAGCGGCCGAGCCGTTCGCCGACGGCCTGTTCGCCACCGTCTACCTGTCGCCCAAGGACTACCACCGCGTGCACATGCCCTGGACCGGCACGCTGCGCGAAACGGTGCACGTCCCGGGGCGTCTTTTCAGCGTCGGTCCCGCTGCGGTGCGCTATGTGCCGCGGCTGTTCGCGCGCAACGAGCGGCTGGCCTGCCTGTTCGACACCGATTTCGGCCCGATGGCGGTGGTGATGGTCGGCGCATTGCTGGTTTCCGGCGTGGAAACCGTGTGGGGCGGCGTCGCGATTCCGCGCTATGGCGACAGGATCGCCAAGAAGGATTACCGCGGCCGCGGCATCGTGCTTGAACGTTTCGCCGAAATGGCGCGGTTCAACTACGGTTCGACCGTGATCGTGCTGTTGCCTCCAGGCGCAGCCGTTCTGGCGCCCGGGCTTTCCGCGGAATCGGCGGTACGCCTCGGCGAAAGGCTGGCATCGCGCGCATAG
- a CDS encoding SCO family protein codes for MFNRTTLIVLIAALAAGLGLWAARGFFGSAAPGPALQTARLFDHPRELPAFALRQSDGTQLIPGELKGHWTLVFLGFTHCPDVCPTTLAELASAQKRWEPLPEARRPRVLFVSVDPERDTPMKIGGYAHAFHRDTLAATADVPALESFAKSLSLVFMKVPAPEGTPAGQYSVDHSAAIALLDPQGRMAGVIQPPLQPKAIAEDLLALTASSKK; via the coding sequence ATGTTCAATCGCACCACGCTGATCGTCCTCATCGCCGCGCTCGCCGCCGGCCTCGGCCTGTGGGCCGCGCGCGGCTTTTTCGGTAGCGCCGCCCCTGGTCCTGCGCTGCAGACCGCACGCCTGTTCGACCATCCGCGCGAACTGCCCGCATTCGCGCTGCGCCAGTCCGACGGCACGCAACTGATCCCGGGCGAGCTGAAAGGCCACTGGACCCTGGTTTTCCTGGGCTTCACCCACTGCCCCGACGTCTGCCCCACCACGCTGGCCGAGCTCGCGAGCGCGCAGAAGCGCTGGGAGCCGCTGCCCGAAGCGCGCCGCCCGCGCGTGCTGTTCGTCTCGGTGGACCCCGAGCGCGATACGCCGATGAAGATCGGCGGCTATGCGCACGCCTTCCATCGCGACACGCTGGCGGCCACCGCGGACGTGCCGGCGCTGGAATCCTTCGCCAAGTCGCTGTCGCTGGTGTTCATGAAGGTGCCGGCGCCGGAAGGCACGCCTGCGGGCCAGTACAGCGTGGACCATTCGGCGGCGATCGCCCTGCTCGATCCGCAAGGCCGCATGGCCGGCGTGATCCAGCCGCCGCTGCAGCCGAAGGCGATAGCGGAAGATCTGCTGGCGTTGACCGCATCCTCCAAGAAATGA
- the prmB gene encoding 50S ribosomal protein L3 N(5)-glutamine methyltransferase: MAIELQTIIDLIRYGASRFNASGLTYGHSYDNALDEATQLTLHALHMPHDLSPVYGQARVTEAEKEEVLALFLRRIEERIPAAYLTGEAWFAGLSFKSDPRALVPRSPIAELIEAGFEPWLGGREVRRALDLCTGSGCIAIAMAHYNPDWHVDGVDLSDDALSLARENEKRLLVQNLRLLKSDLFSALQGEHYDLIVTNPPYVTNDETDALPKEYSHEPDMGLRAGDDGLDLALKILRDAPLHLTDEGLLICEVGEAERALTKLLPELPLAWVEFKVGQMGVFVVERHDLVTHNARIRELADAREAKAAATGTLF, encoded by the coding sequence GTGGCCATCGAACTGCAGACCATCATCGACCTGATCCGCTACGGCGCCAGCCGCTTCAACGCGTCGGGGCTGACCTACGGCCACAGCTACGACAACGCGCTGGATGAGGCTACGCAGCTGACTTTGCACGCGCTGCACATGCCGCACGACCTGTCGCCCGTTTACGGCCAGGCGCGGGTGACCGAGGCCGAGAAGGAAGAAGTGCTGGCGCTGTTCCTGCGCCGCATCGAGGAGCGCATTCCGGCCGCCTACCTGACCGGCGAAGCCTGGTTCGCGGGGCTGTCGTTCAAGTCCGATCCGCGCGCGCTGGTGCCGCGTTCGCCGATCGCCGAACTCATCGAAGCCGGTTTCGAGCCCTGGCTGGGCGGCCGCGAAGTGCGCCGCGCGCTGGACCTGTGCACCGGCTCGGGCTGCATCGCCATCGCCATGGCGCACTACAATCCCGACTGGCACGTCGACGGCGTCGACCTGAGCGACGATGCGCTGTCGCTGGCGCGCGAGAACGAAAAGCGGCTGCTGGTGCAGAACCTGCGCCTGCTCAAGTCCGACCTGTTCTCCGCCCTGCAGGGCGAGCATTACGACCTGATCGTCACCAATCCGCCGTACGTCACCAACGACGAAACCGATGCGCTGCCGAAAGAGTATTCGCACGAACCCGACATGGGCCTGCGCGCCGGCGACGACGGCCTGGACCTGGCGTTGAAGATCCTGCGCGATGCGCCGCTGCATCTGACCGACGAAGGCTTGCTGATCTGCGAAGTGGGCGAGGCCGAGCGCGCGTTGACGAAGCTGTTGCCGGAGCTGCCGCTGGCCTGGGTGGAGTTCAAAGTAGGGCAGATGGGCGTATTCGTGGTCGAGCGCCACGATCTGGTCACGCACAATGCGCGCATCCGCGAGTTGGCGGATGCGCGAGAGGCGAAGGCCGCTGCGACGGGAACGCTGTTTTGA
- the aroC gene encoding chorismate synthase encodes MNTFGHLFRVTTFGESHGPAIGCVIDGCPPGIALGAEEFAHDLARRATGRTRHTSARHEADELEILSGVYQGKTTGTPIALLIRNTDARSKDYARIAEQFRPGHADYAYWQKYGTRDPRGGGRSSARETTMRVAAAVIAKKWLAEKYGVQVRGHLAQIGDVVPASFDWNAVEANPFFWPDASQVAELENYMDALRKSGDSVGARVTVVADNVPPGWGEPIYGKLDGELAAAMMSINAVKGVEIGDGFASVTQKGSEHRDEATREGFLSNHAGGILGGISSGQPVVVSVAFKPTSSLRLPARGLDVRGEEVEIVTTGRHDPCVGIRATPICEAMLALVLMDQALRHRAQCGDVGDVTPRIPGEARTKASK; translated from the coding sequence GTGAATACCTTCGGCCACCTGTTCCGCGTCACCACGTTCGGCGAATCGCACGGTCCGGCGATCGGCTGCGTGATCGACGGCTGTCCGCCGGGCATCGCCCTCGGGGCGGAAGAGTTCGCGCACGACCTCGCGCGCCGCGCCACCGGCAGGACCCGGCACACGTCGGCGCGGCACGAAGCCGACGAGCTCGAAATCCTCAGCGGCGTGTACCAGGGCAAGACGACCGGCACGCCGATCGCACTGCTGATCCGCAACACGGATGCGCGCAGCAAGGATTACGCCAGGATCGCCGAGCAGTTCCGGCCCGGCCACGCCGATTACGCCTATTGGCAGAAATACGGCACCCGCGATCCGCGCGGCGGCGGCCGCTCGTCCGCGCGCGAGACCACGATGCGCGTGGCCGCGGCTGTCATCGCCAAGAAATGGCTGGCGGAAAAATACGGCGTGCAGGTGCGCGGGCACCTGGCGCAGATCGGCGATGTGGTGCCTGCTTCGTTCGATTGGAACGCGGTGGAGGCCAACCCGTTCTTCTGGCCCGACGCATCGCAGGTCGCCGAACTCGAAAACTATATGGACGCGCTGCGCAAATCCGGCGATTCGGTCGGCGCGCGAGTGACGGTGGTCGCCGACAACGTGCCGCCGGGCTGGGGCGAGCCGATCTACGGCAAGCTCGACGGCGAACTGGCCGCGGCGATGATGTCGATCAACGCGGTCAAGGGCGTCGAGATCGGCGATGGTTTCGCGTCGGTCACGCAGAAGGGCAGCGAGCACCGCGACGAAGCCACGCGCGAAGGCTTCCTGTCCAACCATGCCGGCGGCATCCTCGGCGGCATCAGTTCCGGCCAGCCGGTGGTGGTGTCGGTGGCGTTCAAGCCGACGTCCAGCCTGCGCTTGCCGGCCCGGGGCCTGGATGTGCGCGGCGAAGAAGTCGAGATCGTCACCACCGGCCGCCACGACCCCTGCGTCGGCATCCGCGCCACGCCGATCTGCGAGGCGATGCTGGCGCTGGTGCTGATGGACCAGGCGCTGCGCCATCGCGCGCAATGCGGGGACGTCGGCGACGTGACGCCGCGGATTCCCGGCGAAGCCCGAACGAAAGCGTCCAAATGA
- a CDS encoding 2-hydroxyacid dehydrogenase yields MTAARPRVWVSQPLFDDIVARLETHFDVDATREVADHAPERIAEALREADGALVTLNDPVGAAQVAAASRLRAIANVGVGYNNLEVAALQAQGIVVTNTPDVLTETTADFGFALMMAAARRITEAERWLRDGQWRGWSFKSLLGADIHGSTLGILGMGRIGQGIAKRAAGFGMRMLYHNRHRLPEEVERECRASYVDYETLFAQADHAVLVLPYSAQNRHLIDAATLARMKPTATLTNIARGGLIDEAALADALAAGRLAAAGLDVFEGEPNVDPRLLALDNVVLTPHIASGSLATRRAMVSLAVDNLIAALGFGPDAGKPRNAIPHAVLPR; encoded by the coding sequence ATGACGGCTGCGCGACCCCGTGTATGGGTTTCGCAGCCGCTGTTCGACGACATCGTCGCGCGGCTGGAAACCCATTTCGACGTCGACGCGACCCGCGAGGTCGCCGATCACGCGCCCGAGCGCATCGCCGAGGCGTTGCGCGAGGCCGACGGCGCGCTGGTGACGCTGAACGATCCGGTCGGCGCGGCGCAGGTGGCGGCGGCTTCGCGCTTGCGCGCGATCGCCAACGTCGGCGTCGGCTACAACAACCTGGAGGTCGCCGCGCTGCAGGCGCAGGGCATCGTCGTCACCAACACGCCCGATGTGTTGACCGAAACCACCGCCGATTTCGGTTTCGCGCTGATGATGGCCGCCGCGCGCCGCATCACCGAGGCCGAGCGCTGGCTGCGCGACGGGCAATGGCGCGGCTGGTCGTTCAAGAGCCTGCTCGGCGCCGACATCCACGGTTCGACGCTGGGCATCCTGGGCATGGGCCGGATCGGGCAGGGCATCGCCAAAAGGGCGGCGGGTTTCGGCATGCGCATGCTGTATCACAACCGCCATCGCTTGCCGGAAGAGGTCGAACGCGAATGCCGCGCGTCCTATGTCGATTACGAAACGTTATTTGCGCAGGCCGATCATGCCGTGCTGGTATTGCCGTATTCCGCGCAGAACCGCCACCTGATCGACGCCGCCACGCTGGCCCGCATGAAACCCACCGCCACGCTGACCAACATCGCCCGCGGCGGCCTGATCGACGAAGCGGCCCTGGCCGATGCGCTCGCCGCCGGGCGGCTGGCCGCGGCCGGGCTGGATGTGTTCGAAGGCGAGCCGAACGTCGATCCGCGCCTGTTGGCGCTGGACAACGTGGTGCTGACGCCGCACATCGCCAGCGGAAGTTTGGCCACGCGGCGTGCGATGGTGTCGCTGGCGGTGGATAATCTGATCGCGGCGCTGGGCTTCGGGCCGGATGCGGGTAAGCCGCGCAACGCGATTCCCCACGCTGTTCTTCCTCGTTGA
- a CDS encoding aspartate-semialdehyde dehydrogenase, with the protein MSKQYKVAVVGATGAVGEVMLSILAERKFPVGELVALASARSAGDTVVFNNREVEVQDLAKFDPTGVDIALFSAGGSISKEYAPKFAAAGAVVIDNSSAFRYDDDVPLVVSEVNPEAAATRPRGIIANPNCSTMQMLVALAPIHRAVGIERINVATYQSVSGAGRSALEELGRQTGALLNFQGIEPERFPVQIAFNVIPHIDEFMDNGFTKEEMKLIWETKKILGDDSILVNPTAVRVPVFYGHSEAVNIETRDKITPEEARKLLEATPGVEVVDERKPGGYPTPVTHASGNDAVYVGRIRDDLSHPRGLNLWIVSDNIRKGAALNAVQIAELVAAGR; encoded by the coding sequence ATGAGCAAGCAGTACAAGGTAGCGGTGGTCGGCGCCACCGGCGCAGTCGGCGAGGTGATGCTGTCGATCCTGGCCGAGCGCAAATTCCCGGTCGGCGAGCTGGTCGCGCTGGCCAGTGCGCGTTCCGCCGGCGACACCGTCGTCTTCAACAACCGTGAAGTGGAAGTGCAGGATCTGGCCAAATTCGACCCGACCGGCGTCGACATCGCCCTGTTCTCCGCCGGCGGCTCGATCTCCAAGGAATACGCGCCCAAATTCGCCGCCGCCGGCGCCGTGGTCATCGACAACAGTTCCGCCTTCCGTTACGACGACGACGTGCCGTTGGTGGTCAGCGAGGTGAATCCGGAGGCCGCCGCCACGCGCCCGCGCGGCATCATCGCCAATCCCAATTGCTCGACCATGCAGATGCTGGTGGCGCTGGCGCCGATCCATCGCGCGGTCGGCATCGAGCGCATCAACGTGGCGACCTACCAGTCGGTATCGGGCGCCGGCCGCTCGGCGCTGGAAGAGCTCGGCCGCCAGACCGGCGCGTTGCTGAACTTCCAGGGCATCGAACCGGAGCGATTCCCGGTGCAGATCGCCTTCAACGTGATCCCGCACATCGACGAGTTCATGGACAACGGCTTCACCAAGGAAGAAATGAAGCTGATCTGGGAAACCAAAAAGATCCTGGGCGACGACAGCATCCTGGTGAACCCCACTGCGGTCCGCGTGCCGGTGTTCTACGGCCATTCCGAGGCGGTCAACATCGAGACCCGCGACAAGATCACTCCGGAAGAGGCGCGCAAGCTGCTGGAAGCCACGCCCGGCGTGGAAGTGGTCGACGAGCGCAAGCCCGGCGGCTACCCGACCCCGGTCACTCATGCCTCGGGCAACGACGCCGTCTACGTCGGCCGCATCCGCGACGACCTGTCGCATCCGCGCGGCCTGAACCTGTGGATCGTCTCCGACAACATCCGCAAGGGCGCTGCGCTGAACGCGGTTCAGATCGCCGAACTGGTGGCGGCTGGGCGTTGA